The genomic stretch GGAGACGTCCTCAAACGCAGCCTCGATTTCGCCACTCGGATCGACGAGGTAGGTGTTGCGGGACGCGGTCGTGTTCGTCGTTCCATCGTCGTCGCTCGTCTCGTAGCTTTCGTAGGCCGCTGCGACCTCCCCGTCGATATCGCTCAACAGCGGGAACGGGATGTCGTTCGTCTGTTTGAATTCGTGGATGTCCTCTACCGAGTCCGTCGAGATACCGAACACCTGCACGTCCTGATCCTCAAACGCCTGCCACGAGTCCCTGAAGCTCCTGGCTTCGATCCGGCAGCCCTCTGTCCCGGCTTTGGGGTAGAAGTACACGACGCGGTGCTGTCCCGCGAAGTCCGACAGCTTCACTGGCTCGCCGTTCTCGTCGGAGAGTTCGAAACTGGGGGCTTGTGTGCCTGGCTCCAACATATCTTGTCAGTGTATCATCTGGCATAAAATCGTTTCGCTCGCGCGACTCGCTCGAAATGGCGAAATCGCTCAGTCGTCGCCAGTTTCCTTCGCGACGGCCTCGCTGTCGGAGACGTTAC from Halococcus saccharolyticus DSM 5350 encodes the following:
- a CDS encoding peroxiredoxin — protein: MLEPGTQAPSFELSDENGEPVKLSDFAGQHRVVYFYPKAGTEGCRIEARSFRDSWQAFEDQDVQVFGISTDSVEDIHEFKQTNDIPFPLLSDIDGEVAAAYESYETSDDDGTTNTTASRNTYLVDPSGEIEAAFEDVSPDGHAAEVLDAITDS